The region GGCGGACCGGCTCCAGATGGACGACCCCGAGTACCGAACGGAACTGGGCCACTGGATCGGCAACGGCGCGCTCGGCAGTTCCTGGCTCGCGGCTCGCATCGGACAGGCCGTCGTCACACACCTCGACATCGGCGATCGAGAAGCGAAGAAGAACTCAAAATTGATTCAGAGCGCACCAGTCGTCGCCGTGCTGACGACCGGGGTGGACGACCCGACCGCACGGGTCAGGACCGGACAGGCCTTCGAGCGGATTGCGCTCCTGGCCAGCACTGAGGGCGTCGCCGTCCATCCCATAAGCCAGACGCTCGAGCGTCCCGAGATGCGGGAACGGCTCGAGCACCTCCTGCCGGATGACGCGGGCCGTCCACAGCACCTCTTCCGACTGGGGTACACCGACGGGGAAGCCGAGCACACCCCGCGCTGGCCACTCGAGACATTCCTCGCCCAGGCTTGAGACGGTGAAAACAGAAGAGGGCGAACGCGAACACTGGGGACTCACTCCGGACTGTCCGTCCGGGATGGCGTCTCGCTGGCCTCACCAGCGCGGTCGCTTCCCGGCACGGGTGGCGTGAGGTCCAGTCCCCCGTTCGGGAGCGGATTCGGGGACAGCCGGTCGGTATCGTACCGCCAGACGATGAGCACCACGGCAGTCCAGACGACAGCGAGCAGCGCGACCTGCGACGCCACCTCGTCACCGATGACGCCGCCGGCGGTCGTCACGGACACGGCGTTCGAGAGCGTGTGGAAGACGATGGCGACGAGCGTCCGGCCACCGGCGGCGTTGTAGAGCCACGTCGTGATGACACTGATTCCCACGACGACCGCAGCATACAGTGCGAACGGCGTCCCCGCCTGTGAACTCCCGGGCATCAGGAACAGGGGGACGTGCCAGAGCGCCCAGACGACGCCGATGACGAGACTCGCCTGGAGCGCACCGATGCGTCGCTGGAGCACCGGAAGAGCGAGTCCGCGCCACCCCGGTTCCTCCAGTCCACCCCGGATGAGCGTCGCGAACGCGATCGCTGGGATCGCCGCGGCCGGCAGGACGCCGGCACGGTCGAACCCGCCACCGAAGACGACAAACACCACGAGCGCGCCGACGTAGAGGACGATCGGAACCAGAACTGCGGCGACCCAGACGGAGAGTGGCGCTCCCACGTCGACGAGATTCCCGAGCCACGAGCGGATGTCGCCACCGGCAGCAGCGACGACGATGGCTGCGAGGAAGGGGCCGAATCCCCCGAGCAGTATGAGTGGCGTCACGAACGACGACCGGCCAGTCTGGAGGTCAACGGCGACGATCCCCCACGGAACCCACGTCAGGACGAACGTGAGCAGAACGAACGTTGAGAAGCGACGACGGCGGACGAAAGAGCGGAGGGGGTCCATAGTCAGTTCACAGCTAACAGTTCGAACCGCCATCAGATAATGCCAGACCACCACTCCCGGCAGATGAGAACGTGGTCTCGCATTCGATCTTCGCCGTTACCTGCGGAGACTGGCGAGTCGATGTGCGCCCAGAACGACCGGGAAGAACACGACAATCCCGAGAAGTGCCGTTGTGAGGGCGAGTCTGCCATCTAGGATGCCCGTCTCGAACAGTAGCCTGTAGAGATACGCCGACACGGGAACGACGACGCCGACGGCCGTAACGACGCCTGGCGTGTATCCACGCAGGAGAACGGACTGGCCGACGTGCAGGAAGGCGTGGAGGAAGTAGCCACCGAGGAACACCGCGAACAGGAGTCCCCAGACTCCGGTCGGGCGCTGCGTCGCGACCGCCGTCATCGCAAACAGGAGCGAGCCAACAGCGAGGACGGCAACTACGAACTCTCTTGTCGGTGTCGAGTGAATCGCGATCACTCGGCCAGCGCCCAGAGCGTCTCCTCTCGACCGTGCATCCAGCGGTCCCGCATCAGTACCTCCTCGAGGTCATGAACGACCCACGACAGTGGCAGCAACCAGAGTTCGGTGAGCACTGGACCTGTGGCCACAGCTGGAAGGAAATGTGCCCAGCGTGGGCAAATATGTTGACAGTATGGATGCGGAGCTGACTGGACACTTTCATATTTCACGCCTGTCCAGACCTGGCAGGACATCAAGAGGTATAATTCTGCGCGGAGAACGCATGATATGAGCGACCGCGGTGATCGGATCGAGCCGTTCTCTCCCCGTCGGCAAGGGACGGTCGATTACATGAGAACCGCAGGCCGGCGGAGCAACGTCCACGGCCTGATAGAGGTCGACGTGACCGAGGCGCGTCGACGATACCATCGAAGCGGGGAGGGGAGAATCCCTCTCGTTCACCGCCTTTCTCGTCTTCTGTCTCGCGCAGGCGCTCGACGACCATCCCCACGTCAAC is a window of Halobellus limi DNA encoding:
- a CDS encoding type II CAAX endopeptidase family protein; its protein translation is MDPLRSFVRRRRFSTFVLLTFVLTWVPWGIVAVDLQTGRSSFVTPLILLGGFGPFLAAIVVAAAGGDIRSWLGNLVDVGAPLSVWVAAVLVPIVLYVGALVVFVVFGGGFDRAGVLPAAAIPAIAFATLIRGGLEEPGWRGLALPVLQRRIGALQASLVIGVVWALWHVPLFLMPGSSQAGTPFALYAAVVVGISVITTWLYNAAGGRTLVAIVFHTLSNAVSVTTAGGVIGDEVASQVALLAVVWTAVVLIVWRYDTDRLSPNPLPNGGLDLTPPVPGSDRAGEASETPSRTDSPE
- a CDS encoding HXXEE domain-containing protein, translated to MIAIHSTPTREFVVAVLAVGSLLFAMTAVATQRPTGVWGLLFAVFLGGYFLHAFLHVGQSVLLRGYTPGVVTAVGVVVPVSAYLYRLLFETGILDGRLALTTALLGIVVFFPVVLGAHRLASLRR